Proteins encoded together in one Vicinamibacterales bacterium window:
- a CDS encoding radical SAM protein, with amino-acid sequence MSETDSRGDFAVMGYVSLRLLEPEERRAERLVVLLIRPSRYDDEGYVVRHFRGTLPSNTLSCLNSLTEDAVRQGALGEVETQVEVLDEIVTRVDPARLARRFARPGTRILVGLAGVQTNQFPRAMDLARQFRAHGCAVMIGGFHVSGSIAMSGAMPPECQAMVDEGVTLVLGEVEGRWADILRDAASGRLQPVYDFLQNRPDLHDKPLPRASLRTQRQFVLKGSGTIDAGRGCPFACSFCTIINVQGRKMRCRSAEQILAQIRENYTIDGRPGVRHYFFTDDNFSRNPEWEAIFNGLIAMREDEGMAIDFMMQVDVLAPRVPHFVEKAARSGCVQVFIGMETIRDDNLDAGGKRQNKAADYREMIATWHEVGVVCHVGYIIGFPHDTYERVMEDVRTLRDDLLVDQASFFVLTPLPGSEDHRRACLTGVAMDPDYNQFDSFRPTTPHPLMSPSEWMRAYRDAWTEFYSFDQMRRTLLRQNPHTYWGVLKNLIWYRAGMSEQAHPMVTGFFRLKDRTSRRATFPVEGRWAFARRRIGEVGRQLRDYAKIYLEMQELWLLTRIRRDDYAFLGDLRKLASRSTQDVKMNWVRVHAVVSERLASARESLGSVAPFDRGPMLARLETMRQMIGTRADMLGQQASALSASVGGHADVLRASVGTSWAAAGRKITAGKDAAQAMLADLHLRRLPPVERPTLPRRILSRLNVLSMERLEAHRNLREYWERTWSATLHLKFWKVNPIEASWHLARDTRQAFIFLLAMLAEKY; translated from the coding sequence ATGAGCGAAACGGACAGTCGTGGAGATTTTGCGGTCATGGGGTACGTGTCGCTTCGTCTGTTGGAGCCCGAGGAGCGCCGCGCGGAGCGGCTCGTCGTGCTGCTCATCCGCCCCTCACGCTACGACGACGAAGGCTACGTGGTGCGTCATTTCCGCGGCACGCTGCCGAGCAACACGCTCAGCTGCCTGAACAGCCTCACCGAGGACGCCGTCCGGCAGGGCGCGTTGGGTGAGGTCGAGACTCAGGTCGAGGTTCTCGACGAGATCGTCACGCGCGTGGACCCCGCCCGCCTCGCCCGTCGGTTCGCGAGGCCCGGCACGCGGATTCTGGTGGGCCTGGCAGGCGTCCAGACCAATCAGTTTCCGCGCGCGATGGACCTGGCGCGCCAGTTTCGAGCGCACGGGTGCGCCGTCATGATTGGCGGGTTCCACGTCAGTGGCTCGATCGCGATGTCAGGCGCGATGCCGCCCGAATGCCAGGCGATGGTCGACGAGGGGGTCACGCTCGTCCTCGGCGAAGTGGAGGGACGATGGGCGGACATCCTGCGCGATGCCGCGTCCGGTCGCCTCCAACCCGTCTACGATTTCCTTCAGAATCGGCCGGACCTCCACGACAAACCGCTGCCACGAGCGTCGCTCCGCACGCAGCGCCAGTTCGTGCTCAAGGGCAGCGGCACGATTGACGCGGGTCGCGGATGTCCGTTCGCCTGCTCGTTCTGCACGATCATCAACGTGCAGGGCCGGAAGATGCGCTGCCGCAGCGCGGAACAGATCCTGGCGCAGATCCGCGAGAACTACACCATCGACGGGCGCCCGGGTGTGCGCCACTACTTCTTCACCGACGACAACTTCTCGCGAAACCCCGAGTGGGAGGCGATCTTCAACGGCCTGATCGCCATGCGCGAGGACGAGGGCATGGCGATCGACTTCATGATGCAGGTGGACGTCCTCGCGCCGCGCGTGCCGCACTTCGTCGAGAAGGCCGCACGGAGCGGCTGCGTGCAGGTGTTCATCGGGATGGAGACGATTCGCGATGACAATCTGGACGCGGGCGGCAAACGCCAGAACAAGGCGGCGGACTACCGCGAGATGATCGCGACCTGGCACGAGGTCGGAGTCGTGTGTCATGTGGGCTATATCATCGGCTTCCCGCACGACACCTACGAGCGGGTGATGGAGGACGTCCGCACGCTGCGCGACGACCTGCTGGTGGACCAGGCGTCGTTCTTCGTCCTCACGCCGCTCCCCGGCTCGGAGGACCACCGTCGTGCGTGCCTGACCGGCGTCGCCATGGATCCGGACTACAACCAGTTCGACTCGTTCCGCCCGACGACGCCACATCCGCTCATGAGCCCGAGCGAGTGGATGCGGGCGTACCGCGACGCGTGGACCGAGTTCTACTCGTTCGACCAGATGCGCCGGACGCTGCTCCGCCAGAACCCGCACACCTACTGGGGCGTGCTGAAGAACCTGATCTGGTATCGCGCCGGGATGAGCGAGCAGGCCCATCCGATGGTGACCGGGTTCTTCAGGCTCAAGGATCGCACGTCGCGACGGGCCACGTTCCCCGTCGAGGGCCGATGGGCGTTCGCGCGCCGCCGGATCGGAGAGGTCGGCCGCCAATTGCGCGACTACGCGAAGATCTATCTCGAGATGCAGGAACTGTGGCTCCTGACGCGCATCCGCCGCGACGACTACGCGTTCCTCGGCGACCTGCGGAAGCTCGCGTCGCGTTCGACGCAGGACGTGAAGATGAACTGGGTTCGTGTGCACGCCGTCGTGTCCGAGCGTCTGGCCTCGGCCCGCGAGTCGCTCGGATCGGTGGCGCCGTTCGACCGCGGTCCGATGCTGGCCAGGCTCGAGACGATGCGCCAGATGATCGGCACACGCGCCGACATGCTGGGCCAACAGGCATCCGCGCTCAGCGCGAGCGTCGGGGGACACGCGGATGTGCTGCGGGCGTCCGTGGGGACGTCCTGGGCTGCGGCCGGCCGGAAGATCACCGCGGGCAAGGACGCGGCTCAGGCAATGCTCGCGGACCTCCACCTGCGGCGCCTGCCGCCGGTCGAGCGCCCCACGCTTCCCCGCCGGATCCTCTCACGCCTGAATGTCCTCTCCATGGAGCGCCTGGAAGCCCACCGGAATCTGCGCGAGTACTGGGAGCGGACGTGGTCGGCCACCCTGCACCTGAAGTTCTGGAAGGTCAACCCGATCGAGGCGAGTTGGCACCTCGCGCGCGACACCAGGCAGGCGTTCATCTTCCTGCTGGCGATGTTGGCGGAGAAATACTGA